In Methanobacterium sp., a genomic segment contains:
- the truA gene encoding tRNA pseudouridine(38-40) synthase TruA — translation MIRVALKVAYLGTDFYGFQRQPNLRTVEGELISALEESGAITNLGQSNYSIAGRTDRGVHAMGNVVSFRTDKEPIINQINDLLPLDIRILGSTRVPLGFKTRYAHKRHYRYVLCREPGDNEWNTNKMQEAAHLMEGTHNFLNFSRRSERNPLRTVDSVLITPKDNMCLVDVEGASFLWNMVRKIMTVLLSVGKGELELEDIQRCLDPQYPAAITPMPPESLILMDVFYQGVKFKEDDYARTRFIKSLGKECFDHQKMVAATKEMMGVLRESKAV, via the coding sequence ATGATTAGGGTGGCTTTAAAAGTTGCTTATCTGGGAACAGATTTTTATGGTTTTCAAAGACAACCAAACTTGCGCACAGTGGAAGGAGAGCTTATAAGTGCTCTGGAAGAATCTGGTGCAATAACTAACCTGGGCCAATCAAACTACTCTATTGCCGGCCGTACTGACCGGGGAGTTCATGCCATGGGGAATGTGGTGTCATTTCGCACAGATAAAGAGCCAATAATAAACCAGATAAACGATCTCCTACCATTGGATATAAGAATTCTAGGATCTACCAGAGTACCACTGGGATTTAAAACTCGATATGCCCATAAAAGACACTATCGTTATGTGCTCTGCAGGGAACCAGGTGACAATGAGTGGAATACTAATAAAATGCAGGAAGCAGCTCATTTAATGGAGGGAACCCATAACTTCCTGAACTTTTCCAGGAGAAGTGAACGAAATCCTCTGAGAACAGTAGATAGTGTTCTGATCACACCAAAAGACAATATGTGCCTGGTAGATGTGGAAGGTGCGAGTTTCCTGTGGAATATGGTCCGCAAAATCATGACTGTCCTGCTTAGTGTAGGGAAAGGTGAACTAGAGCTAGAAGATATTCAAAGGTGTTTAGATCCCCAGTACCCGGCAGCCATCACTCCCATGCCCCCTGAGAGCCTCATTCTTATGGATGTATTTTATCAGGGTGTGAAGTTTAAAGAAGATGATTATGCTCGGACCAGGTTTATTAAGTCCCTGGGAAAGGAATGTTTCGATCATCAGAAGATGG